In a single window of the Chitinophagales bacterium genome:
- a CDS encoding class I fructose-bisphosphate aldolase translates to MSADRIRQLLGKEADTLLNHECKTIDKSLLHLPGPDFVDQSFALSNRNTQVLRNMQEIYNHGRLAKTGYVSILPVDQGIEHSAGASFAPNPIYFDPENIVKLAIEGGCNAVASTFGVLAANSRKYAHKIPFIVKLNHNELLTYPNTFDQISFGSVREAWNLGAAAVGATIYFGSEESNRQIQEVAQAFEYAHELGMVTILWCYLRNSDFKKDGKDYHVATDITGQANHIGVTIQADIIKQKMPENNGGYKAVGFGKTHDKVYSELSSDHPIDLCRYQVTNCYMGRNGLINSGGASGGASDLKDAVTTAVINKRAGGMGLISGRKAFQRPMKEGVELLNAIQDVYLEKKITIA, encoded by the coding sequence ATGTCAGCAGATCGCATTAGACAATTATTGGGGAAAGAGGCTGATACTCTTCTAAATCACGAATGTAAGACCATAGATAAATCCTTACTACACTTGCCAGGTCCAGACTTTGTAGATCAAAGCTTTGCATTGAGCAATCGCAATACACAGGTGCTGAGAAATATGCAGGAGATATATAACCACGGTCGTCTGGCAAAAACCGGTTATGTCTCTATATTACCTGTTGACCAGGGAATAGAACATTCAGCAGGTGCTTCATTTGCGCCCAATCCAATTTATTTCGATCCTGAAAATATTGTAAAACTTGCCATTGAAGGAGGTTGTAATGCCGTAGCTTCTACATTTGGGGTTTTAGCAGCTAATTCAAGAAAATATGCCCATAAAATCCCTTTTATTGTAAAGCTCAATCACAATGAATTGCTGACTTATCCCAATACTTTTGATCAGATTTCATTTGGCAGTGTTAGGGAAGCATGGAATCTTGGAGCAGCAGCAGTTGGTGCTACTATTTATTTTGGTTCTGAAGAATCCAATCGCCAAATACAGGAAGTCGCACAGGCTTTTGAATACGCACATGAACTCGGCATGGTGACCATACTTTGGTGTTACCTGCGCAACAGTGACTTCAAAAAAGATGGAAAAGACTACCATGTGGCTACCGATATTACCGGACAAGCCAATCATATTGGTGTAACCATTCAGGCAGATATAATCAAGCAAAAAATGCCTGAAAACAATGGTGGATATAAAGCTGTCGGTTTTGGAAAAACACACGATAAAGTTTATTCAGAACTCAGTTCTGATCATCCGATTGATTTGTGTCGCTACCAGGTGACCAATTGTTATATGGGGCGCAATGGTTTAATCAATTCTGGTGGTGCTTCAGGAGGTGCTTCCGATCTGAAAGATGCTGTAACTACAGCAGTAATCAACAAGAGGGCAGGAGGAATGGGATTGATTTCAGGAAGGAAGGCTTTTCAACGCCCAATGAAAGAAGGTGTGGAGCTGCTCAATGCCATACAGGACGTGTACCTGGAAAAGAAAATCACAATAGCATAA
- a CDS encoding class I tRNA ligase family protein, producing MEYQSAALEQFSKDYWSKNNTYRVENNTEKPKYYVLDMFPYPSGSGLHVGHPLGYIASDIYARYKRQSGFNVLHPMGYDAFGLPAEQYAIQTGQHPAKTTEDNIARYKKQLDSIGFSFDWDRMVKTSDPEYYKWTQWIFIQLFNSWYAKDENKAQPIEKLKQIFESEGNKGLNAATACEQTFGADEWNNYSEKQQADILMQYRLAFQAEAMVNWCPALGTVLANDEVVNGVSERGGHPVMRKSMRQWFLRITAYTERLLNGLDQLDWPESLKEQQRNWIGRSEGAQAFFHLANSNEKIEVFTTRPDTIFGVTFMVLAPEHPLVKEITRPDQQKEVGEYLEYVSSRSDLERQSEVKKVTGAFTGAYAVHPFTDEKIPVWIGEYVLMGYGTGAIMAVPSDDDRDKAFAEKFGIEIIPVVDKSEYPDASSADKVGKIIHSDFLNGMEVPAAIDKAISVLEEKALGERKINYRLKDANFSRQRYWGEPFPVYYENGIAKTLPESELPLELPKIENYKPTETGEPPLGRAKDWTYEGHPLDLNTMPGYAGSSWYFLRYMNPDFTEGPVDPKAEQYWKQVDFYIGGAEHAVGHLMYARFWQMFLYDIGKVSIQEPFKKLINQGMIQGMSALIRSINTVSGVTRAGKDVDLVLAFSHDEFNENKKPDIDNVKKWIESKGYEVVNLSSSVKIGDYPFESISRVRVDICYLNSDSSINDLVSFEEYLTKLQGKKVICIPNSEGKFICEREVEKMSKSKFNVVNPDDIIEQYGADVFRMYEMFLGPIDVHKPWNTQGIDGVAKFMRKFWRLIFQDEKLILSDGEASEESLKTLHKTIKKVREDVERLSFNTCVSAFMVCVNELNDQNCHKREILKTLSQLIAPFAPHTSEYLWQEVFAESGSVTDAPFSDFEEKYLKEDSYAYPINIGKKVRAKVELPLDMGKEAAEKIVLENPDVQKWTEGKEIKRFVFVPGRIVNIVVG from the coding sequence ATGGAATACCAAAGTGCCGCTTTAGAGCAATTCAGTAAAGATTATTGGTCAAAAAACAATACCTACCGAGTAGAAAACAATACGGAAAAACCCAAGTATTACGTACTCGATATGTTTCCCTATCCTTCGGGTTCCGGGCTGCACGTGGGGCATCCGCTGGGCTATATCGCCTCTGATATTTATGCGCGATACAAAAGGCAAAGTGGCTTTAATGTATTGCACCCGATGGGCTACGATGCTTTTGGTTTGCCTGCTGAACAATATGCCATTCAAACGGGTCAGCACCCGGCCAAGACAACGGAAGACAATATAGCGAGGTACAAAAAGCAGTTGGATTCCATTGGCTTTAGCTTTGATTGGGACAGAATGGTGAAAACCAGCGACCCCGAGTATTACAAATGGACACAGTGGATTTTTATTCAATTGTTTAATTCGTGGTATGCAAAAGACGAAAACAAGGCACAGCCCATAGAAAAATTGAAACAGATTTTTGAATCGGAAGGAAACAAAGGGCTGAATGCGGCCACTGCCTGCGAGCAAACTTTTGGGGCAGATGAATGGAACAATTACAGCGAAAAACAACAGGCCGATATTTTAATGCAATACCGTTTGGCATTTCAGGCGGAGGCCATGGTCAATTGGTGCCCGGCACTGGGAACGGTACTGGCGAATGACGAAGTAGTGAATGGTGTTTCCGAGCGGGGTGGACATCCGGTAATGCGCAAATCCATGCGACAGTGGTTTTTGAGGATTACTGCCTATACCGAGCGATTGCTGAATGGGCTGGATCAACTCGATTGGCCGGAAAGCCTGAAAGAGCAACAACGCAATTGGATCGGCCGCAGTGAAGGTGCACAGGCATTTTTTCATTTGGCAAATTCCAATGAAAAAATCGAGGTTTTCACTACTCGCCCCGATACCATTTTCGGGGTAACTTTTATGGTGCTGGCGCCCGAACATCCTTTGGTAAAGGAAATCACAAGGCCCGATCAGCAAAAGGAAGTGGGCGAATATTTGGAATACGTATCTTCCCGTTCAGATTTGGAACGCCAATCGGAAGTGAAAAAAGTAACCGGGGCTTTTACCGGGGCTTATGCGGTGCATCCCTTTACCGATGAAAAAATCCCGGTGTGGATTGGCGAATACGTTTTGATGGGCTACGGCACCGGAGCCATAATGGCCGTGCCTTCCGATGATGACAGAGACAAAGCTTTTGCCGAGAAATTTGGAATAGAGATCATTCCTGTGGTCGATAAATCTGAATATCCCGATGCGAGCAGTGCGGATAAAGTGGGCAAAATTATCCATTCTGATTTTTTGAACGGAATGGAAGTTCCCGCTGCCATTGACAAAGCCATTTCTGTTTTAGAGGAAAAAGCTTTGGGAGAAAGAAAAATAAATTACCGCCTGAAAGATGCCAATTTCAGCCGCCAACGCTATTGGGGCGAACCTTTTCCGGTGTATTATGAAAATGGCATTGCCAAAACCCTGCCCGAATCGGAATTGCCTTTGGAATTGCCCAAAATTGAAAACTACAAACCCACCGAAACGGGCGAACCGCCTTTGGGTCGGGCCAAAGATTGGACTTATGAAGGCCATCCGTTGGATTTGAACACCATGCCCGGTTATGCAGGTTCGAGCTGGTATTTTTTGCGCTATATGAATCCTGATTTTACAGAAGGCCCTGTAGATCCTAAAGCAGAGCAATATTGGAAACAAGTGGATTTTTATATTGGCGGGGCAGAACATGCCGTAGGCCATTTGATGTATGCCCGTTTTTGGCAAATGTTTTTGTATGATATTGGCAAAGTCAGCATACAGGAGCCTTTTAAGAAACTGATCAATCAAGGGATGATTCAGGGGATGAGTGCTTTAATTAGGTCTATTAATACTGTATCAGGAGTTACTAGAGCAGGAAAAGATGTTGATTTGGTTTTAGCTTTTTCTCATGATGAGTTTAATGAAAATAAGAAGCCTGATATTGACAATGTGAAAAAATGGATTGAAAGTAAAGGCTATGAAGTTGTTAACCTTTCATCTTCAGTGAAAATTGGCGATTATCCATTTGAGAGTATCTCTAGGGTTAGAGTTGATATTTGTTATCTTAATTCAGATAGCTCTATTAATGATTTAGTATCATTTGAAGAATATTTGACTAAACTTCAAGGAAAAAAAGTAATCTGTATACCAAATTCAGAAGGCAAATTTATTTGTGAAAGAGAAGTAGAAAAAATGTCCAAGTCTAAGTTCAATGTGGTGAACCCGGACGATATCATTGAGCAATACGGAGCGGATGTGTTTCGCATGTACGAAATGTTTTTGGGGCCCATAGATGTACACAAACCCTGGAATACACAGGGCATAGATGGCGTGGCGAAGTTTATGCGCAAATTCTGGCGATTGATTTTTCAAGATGAAAAATTAATCCTTTCGGACGGGGAGGCTTCCGAGGAATCATTAAAAACACTGCACAAAACCATTAAGAAAGTGCGGGAAGATGTGGAGCGCTTGTCCTTCAATACTTGCGTGAGTGCCTTTATGGTTTGTGTGAACGAACTCAACGATCAAAACTGCCACAAGCGGGAAATATTGAAAACCCTAAGCCAACTGATAGCACCTTTTGCACCGCATACATCGGAATATTTGTGGCAGGAAGTTTTTGCGGAAAGCGGCTCGGTAACGGATGCGCCTTTTTCTGATTTTGAGGAAAAATACCTGAAAGAGGACAGCTACGCATATCCCATTAATATTGGCAAAAAGGTAAGGGCCAAAGTGGAATTGCCACTGGATATGGGCAAGGAGGCAGCCGAAAAAATTGTGCTCGAAAATCCGGATGTGCAAAAATGGACGGAAGGCAAAGAGATCAAGCGATTCGTATTTGTCCCCGGCAGGATTGTGAATATTGTGGTTGGATAG
- a CDS encoding DUF5615 family PIN-like protein, with amino-acid sequence MKILIDENLPKRLKTDFHDHEIYTVSDKKWNGKKNGELLQLMIKEGFDVLLTFNKNLQYQQNFIKYPISVILIDASDNTYFTLKAFTPKILNLIKKGLKNGANIVK; translated from the coding sequence ATGAAAATATTGATTGATGAAAACTTGCCAAAAAGATTAAAAACAGATTTTCATGACCATGAAATCTATACAGTAAGTGATAAAAAGTGGAATGGAAAAAAGAACGGGGAACTACTTCAGCTAATGATAAAAGAAGGATTTGATGTGCTGCTTACTTTTAATAAAAATCTTCAATACCAGCAAAATTTCATTAAATATCCAATATCTGTCATCCTGATTGATGCCAGCGACAATACTTATTTTACCTTGAAAGCCTTTACTCCCAAAATTTTGAACCTTATCAAAAAAGGATTAAAAAATGGTGCTAATATTGTTAAGTAA
- a CDS encoding Lrp/AsnC ligand binding domain-containing protein, translating into MGKNYTIDNVDRQILHLLMQNGLMPYSEIAKKIHVSSGTVHVRLKKMTNSGVISGNQLIVDPEKLGFDITAFIGVYLKKSSLYQEVLKGMKEIPEVVSCHYTTGNYSMFVKILCRDTNHLKAVLHDKLQELSGIDRTETFISLERSINRQISPDLSED; encoded by the coding sequence ATGGGGAAAAATTATACAATTGATAATGTTGACCGGCAAATTTTACATTTACTGATGCAAAATGGGCTTATGCCTTATTCGGAAATTGCGAAAAAAATACACGTTTCAAGTGGAACTGTCCATGTAAGGCTTAAAAAAATGACAAATTCAGGGGTGATTAGTGGCAATCAATTAATTGTTGACCCAGAAAAACTCGGATTTGACATTACTGCATTTATCGGTGTTTACCTCAAAAAGAGTTCGCTTTACCAAGAAGTGCTCAAAGGAATGAAAGAAATTCCCGAAGTGGTGAGCTGCCATTATACGACCGGCAACTACAGCATGTTTGTAAAAATACTGTGTCGTGATACCAATCACTTAAAAGCAGTATTGCACGATAAACTACAGGAGCTCAGTGGGATTGATCGCACTGAGACATTTATTTCCTTGGAAAGAAGTATCAACAGGCAAATAAGCCCAGACTTGTCGGAGGATTAG
- a CDS encoding DUF433 domain-containing protein, producing MSVLSYNKNIPEKFIISNKEIQNGQPVFKGTRVPVQTLFWHLEKGISIADFLKDYPSVKKAQVLGVLKMANKIFSSEKLNNIYENID from the coding sequence ATGAGTGTATTGTCATATAATAAAAATATTCCTGAAAAATTTATAATTTCCAATAAGGAAATACAGAATGGTCAGCCTGTCTTTAAAGGCACAAGAGTACCTGTGCAAACATTATTTTGGCATTTGGAAAAAGGTATAAGTATTGCTGATTTTTTAAAAGACTATCCAAGTGTAAAAAAAGCTCAGGTTTTAGGTGTATTGAAAATGGCCAATAAAATTTTCAGTTCTGAAAAATTGAACAATATTTATGAAAATATTGATTGA